In Citrobacter sp. RHB25-C09, the following proteins share a genomic window:
- the pduD gene encoding propanediol dehydratase medium subunit PduD translates to MEINEKLLRQIIEDVLSEMQGSDKPVSFRAPGTAATPTAPAGESFLTEIGEAKQGTQQDEVIIAVGPAFGLSQTVNIVGLSHKSILREVIAGIEEEGIKARVIRCFKSSDVAFVAVEGNRLSGSGISIGIQSKGTTVIHQQGLPPLSNLELFPQAPLLTLATYRQIGKNAARYAKRESPQPVPTLNDQMARPKYQAKSAILHIKETKYVVTGKNPQELRVAL, encoded by the coding sequence ATGGAAATTAATGAAAAACTGCTGCGCCAGATTATTGAGGACGTGCTGTCCGAAATGCAAGGGAGCGATAAGCCCGTCTCCTTTCGCGCTCCGGGTACGGCAGCCACACCGACGGCACCAGCAGGGGAAAGCTTCCTGACAGAGATTGGCGAAGCGAAGCAAGGCACTCAGCAGGATGAAGTGATCATTGCTGTCGGTCCGGCATTTGGCCTCTCTCAGACCGTCAACATTGTCGGTTTATCGCATAAAAGCATTTTGCGTGAAGTGATTGCGGGTATCGAAGAAGAAGGCATCAAAGCCCGCGTGATTCGCTGCTTTAAGTCATCCGATGTGGCATTCGTGGCCGTTGAGGGCAATCGCCTGAGTGGTTCCGGGATCTCTATCGGCATCCAGTCAAAAGGCACCACCGTGATTCACCAGCAAGGGTTGCCGCCGCTGTCGAACCTGGAGCTGTTCCCGCAGGCACCGCTGCTGACGCTGGCGACCTATCGTCAGATTGGTAAAAACGCCGCGCGTTATGCCAAGCGTGAGTCACCTCAACCGGTGCCAACGCTGAACGACCAGATGGCGCGCCCGAAATATCAGGCTAAGTCTGCCATTTTGCACATCAAAGAGACGAAGTACGTCGTGACGGGCAAAAACCCGCAGGAACTGCGCGTGGCGCTTTAA
- the pduE gene encoding propanediol dehydratase small subunit PduE, whose translation MNTDAIESMVRDVLSRMNSLQGDAPAQAAPASSSMHSAKVSDYPLANKHPEWVKTATNKTLDEFTLENVLSNKVTAQDMRITPETLRIQAAIAKDAGRDRLAMNFERAAELTAVPDDRILEIYNALRPYRSTKEELMAIADDLENRYQAKICAAFVREAATLYVERKKLKGDD comes from the coding sequence ATGAATACCGATGCAATTGAATCGATGGTTCGGGATGTGTTGAGCCGCATGAACAGCCTGCAGGGCGACGCACCTGCCCAGGCTGCACCTGCAAGCAGTTCAATGCATTCCGCAAAAGTCAGCGACTATCCGCTGGCGAATAAACATCCAGAGTGGGTGAAAACCGCCACCAACAAAACGCTGGATGAGTTCACCCTCGAAAACGTCCTGAGTAACAAAGTGACGGCGCAGGATATGCGTATCACACCGGAAACCCTGCGCATTCAGGCGGCGATCGCCAAAGATGCCGGACGTGACCGCCTGGCGATGAACTTTGAGCGCGCGGCTGAACTGACCGCTGTCCCTGATGACCGCATTCTCGAGATCTACAACGCCCTGCGTCCTTACCGCTCGACGAAAGAAGAGCTGATGGCGATCGCGGACGATCTTGAAAACCGTTATCAGGCAAAAATCTGCGCCGCTTTCGTCCGTGAAGCCGCAACGCTGTACGTCGAACGCAAGAAACTCAAAGGCGACGATTAA
- a CDS encoding glycerol dehydratase reactivase beta/small subunit family protein: MDGNVNTPAIVISTIGDCLSTWNDVLLGIEEEGIPFVIQHQSAGEVVQSAWQAARQSPLLVGIACDQQTLVVHYKNLPTSAPLFTLTYHQNSLDRRSTGNNAARLVKGIPFRDLNA; this comes from the coding sequence ATGGACGGTAACGTGAATACCCCGGCCATTGTGATTTCGACAATCGGCGACTGCCTTTCCACCTGGAACGACGTCCTGCTTGGCATTGAAGAAGAAGGCATCCCGTTTGTCATTCAGCACCAAAGCGCCGGGGAAGTCGTTCAGAGCGCATGGCAGGCCGCACGCCAGTCACCGCTGCTCGTCGGCATTGCCTGTGACCAGCAAACGCTGGTCGTGCATTACAAGAATTTACCCACTTCAGCGCCGCTGTTCACGCTGACGTATCACCAAAACAGCCTTGACCGCCGGAGCACTGGAAATAACGCGGCAAGGTTAGTCAAAGGGATCCCTTTCCGGGATCTCAATGCTTAA
- the pduJ gene encoding propanediol utilization microcompartment protein PduJ produces MNNALGLVETKGLVGAIEAADAMVKSANVQLVGYEKIGSGLVTVMVRGDVGAVKAAVDAGSAAASAVGEVKSCHVIPRPHSDVEAILPKSA; encoded by the coding sequence ATGAATAATGCACTGGGACTGGTTGAAACAAAAGGGTTGGTCGGCGCGATTGAAGCCGCAGATGCCATGGTGAAATCCGCCAACGTACAACTGGTCGGCTACGAGAAGATCGGCTCCGGCCTGGTAACCGTCATGGTTCGTGGTGACGTAGGTGCCGTTAAAGCAGCCGTGGATGCCGGTAGCGCCGCAGCAAGCGCCGTGGGCGAGGTGAAATCCTGCCACGTTATCCCACGTCCGCACAGCGACGTTGAGGCCATTTTACCGAAATCTGCCTGA
- a CDS encoding diol dehydratase reactivase subunit alpha: MKYIAGIDIGNSSTEVALARLDETGALTITGSALAETTGIKGTLRNVFGIQEALALAANNAGIKVSDISLIRINEATPVIGDVAMETITETIITESTMIGHNPKTPGGVGLGVGITITPEELLTRPADTPFILVVSSAFDFADVATMVNASVRAGYQLAGVILQQDDGVLVSNRLEKPLPIVDEVLYIDRIPLGMLAAIEVAVPGKVIETLSNPYGIATVFNLNAEETKNIVPMARALIGNRSAVVVKTPSGDVKARAIPAGNIELQTLGRTLRVDVAAGADAIMKAVGECPKLDNVTGEAGTNIGGMLEHVRQTMAELTNKPSNEIFIQDLLAVDTSVPVSVTGGLAGEFSLEQAVGIASMVKSDRLQMAMIASEIKEKLNVDVQVGGAEAEAAILGALTTPGTTRPLAILDLGAGSTDASIINPKGEIIATHLAGAGDMVTMIIARELGLDDRYLAEEIKKYPLAKVESLFHLRHEDGSVQFFPTPLPPTVFARVCVVKPDELVPLPGDLALEKVRAIRRSAKERVFVTNALRALRQVSPTGNIRDIPFVVLVGGSSLDFEVPQLVTDALAHYRLVAGRGNIRGTEGPRNAVATGLILSWQKEFAHGR, from the coding sequence ATGAAATATATCGCTGGCATTGATATTGGCAACTCATCAACCGAAGTCGCGCTGGCGCGTCTTGATGAGACAGGCGCGCTCACCATTACGGGTAGCGCACTGGCAGAAACCACCGGAATTAAAGGCACATTGCGTAATGTGTTTGGTATTCAGGAGGCGCTTGCGCTTGCGGCAAACAATGCAGGCATCAAAGTCAGCGATATTTCGCTTATCCGCATCAATGAAGCCACACCGGTGATTGGGGACGTGGCGATGGAAACCATTACGGAAACCATCATCACCGAATCCACCATGATCGGTCATAACCCGAAAACGCCGGGGGGTGTTGGTCTTGGCGTAGGCATCACTATCACGCCGGAGGAGTTACTCACCCGACCGGCGGATACTCCTTTTATTCTGGTGGTGTCATCGGCATTTGATTTCGCAGACGTTGCCACCATGGTTAACGCTTCTGTTCGCGCCGGATACCAATTAGCAGGTGTGATTTTGCAGCAGGATGACGGCGTACTGGTCAGCAACCGACTGGAAAAACCGTTGCCCATTGTGGATGAAGTGCTGTACATCGACCGAATTCCCCTTGGCATGCTGGCAGCGATTGAGGTTGCTGTTCCCGGAAAGGTGATTGAAACACTGTCGAACCCGTACGGCATCGCTACGGTGTTTAACCTGAATGCGGAGGAGACGAAAAACATCGTCCCCATGGCTCGTGCTCTGATTGGCAACCGTTCAGCGGTGGTGGTGAAGACCCCCTCAGGCGATGTTAAAGCGCGTGCTATTCCCGCCGGAAATATCGAACTTCAGACGCTGGGCCGCACGCTGCGTGTAGACGTCGCCGCCGGGGCTGACGCAATTATGAAAGCGGTCGGTGAATGCCCGAAGCTGGATAACGTCACCGGTGAAGCCGGTACTAATATCGGCGGTATGCTGGAGCATGTTCGCCAGACCATGGCGGAACTGACCAACAAACCAAGCAACGAAATCTTTATTCAGGATCTACTGGCTGTCGACACGTCGGTGCCGGTCAGCGTCACAGGTGGACTGGCCGGCGAGTTTTCGCTGGAACAGGCCGTCGGCATTGCTTCAATGGTGAAGTCCGACCGTCTGCAAATGGCGATGATCGCCAGTGAGATCAAAGAAAAGCTCAACGTGGACGTTCAGGTGGGCGGCGCAGAAGCCGAAGCGGCCATTCTTGGTGCGCTCACCACACCGGGTACCACGCGCCCACTGGCAATTCTCGATTTGGGCGCGGGTTCTACCGACGCCTCCATTATCAACCCCAAAGGTGAAATCATCGCGACGCATCTTGCCGGAGCAGGCGATATGGTCACGATGATCATCGCCCGTGAACTGGGACTGGACGATCGCTATCTGGCGGAGGAGATCAAAAAGTATCCGCTAGCTAAGGTGGAGAGCCTGTTTCATCTGCGCCATGAGGACGGCAGCGTTCAGTTCTTCCCTACCCCGCTACCGCCAACCGTATTCGCCCGCGTCTGCGTGGTGAAACCGGACGAACTGGTTCCCCTGCCCGGCGATCTGGCCCTGGAAAAAGTACGCGCCATTCGACGTAGCGCCAAAGAGCGCGTGTTCGTCACTAACGCCTTGCGCGCACTGCGGCAGGTCAGCCCGACAGGCAATATTCGCGACATTCCCTTTGTCGTGCTGGTCGGCGGCTCGTCGCTGGACTTCGAAGTCCCGCAACTGGTGACTGACGCGCTGGCGCATTATCGCCTGGTGGCCGGACGCGGAAACATTCGCGGAACCGAAGGCCCACGTAACGCTGTCGCTACCGGTCTGATCCTCTCCTGGCAGAAGGAGTTTGCCCATGGACGGTAA
- a CDS encoding BMC domain-containing protein, producing the protein MKQSLGLLEVSGLALAISCADAMAKAASITLVGLEKTNGSGWTVIKVTGDVASVQSAIITGAHFAEQQDGLVAHKVIARPGEGILSRATVSTTAPVPAPIEEPKTEVVAKESVAETAPVDGIISCNLCLDPACTRQKGEPRSLCLHSALKG; encoded by the coding sequence GTGAAGCAATCACTGGGATTACTCGAAGTTAGTGGACTGGCATTAGCCATTAGTTGTGCAGATGCTATGGCGAAAGCCGCTTCCATCACGCTGGTTGGCCTTGAAAAAACCAACGGTTCAGGCTGGACGGTGATCAAAGTGACCGGTGATGTGGCCTCAGTGCAGTCCGCCATCATCACCGGAGCTCACTTTGCCGAACAGCAAGATGGTCTGGTCGCTCACAAAGTGATTGCAAGACCTGGTGAGGGCATTCTTTCTCGTGCGACGGTTTCCACAACCGCGCCTGTGCCCGCCCCCATCGAAGAACCGAAAACTGAAGTCGTTGCAAAAGAGTCTGTCGCGGAAACAGCGCCTGTGGACGGGATCATTAGCTGCAATCTGTGTCTGGATCCAGCCTGTACCCGCCAGAAAGGCGAACCGCGCTCACTCTGCCTGCATTCAGCTTTGAAAGGTTAA